In the genome of Brachypodium distachyon strain Bd21 chromosome 3, Brachypodium_distachyon_v3.0, whole genome shotgun sequence, the window CTCAAGCAGATGGTCCGGCggcccggcggcggaggattCCTCAAGGCCTGCTCCCTTTGCCGGAGGGAGCTCAGCCCCAACAAGGACGTCTACATGTACAGGTACCAAAACCAAATTAAACCCAATCGACAACCGGAATTGGTACACACAtccggccgggccgggcctgGGCAGGACAGGAACCTGATTGAATGAACTCTCTGTTCGTGCAGAGGGGACCAAGGGTTCTGCAGCGAGGAGTGCAGGGGACAGCAGATCCTGCTGGATGAGGCGCGGGAGCGGGAGGCCGCCGGCAAGGAGCGGCGCCGAGCGCTGCAGGCCCGCCATCAGGcccatcagcagcagcacacgCCCATCGGCGGCAGGCccaggaagacgacgacgccgcTGGCCGTCGCGTAGCCTAGCTAATACCAACGCCACGGCATGGGCCGGAACCGGGAAGGACGAGTGAATAATTAATGAATCTAGAGCTAGCTGAGAAGAAGCCGATCGATTGGGGAAGtgtgtgtttgttttttgCGAGTTGCGGTTAATTATCCTGAAGGAAGTGCACTCAGCTTGCTCCTGATGTAAAACATGCGTGATCCCATCGAATCTAAATACAgatagaagaaagaaaatgcgAAGACAAAGAAAGATTCTTTGTGCTCTATTGTTATGTGATCGATTTGTTACGTTCCGGTCAGTTGTGTCCATCTTCGAGTCTGTGACCGGGTAATAGATTCTCAGCACTGGTAATTATTAAAGGCCTTGATGTTGAGGGAGGGGATCTGTGCCGAGTTTGACAAGGAGTTGGAAGGTACTAGAAAACCTTTGACGTCTCGTTAACTGATGGGGCTAGTGGACCAGTCAGTGGGTGGTCATAGAGTGCCTATGACTGGTGCCTTGCTTCACCATCCACCCAAAACCAGCTTTGAACCCAGTTTTCACTGTTTAACATCACCCGGTAAAAAAATGCAGGGTCATCCTGAAGCAACTCATCGAAATAAGCTATGGTTTCACCCAATTCACATTCCTTGTCCTCACACCGCAAACCAGATCGGAAGTTGCTGATGTCTTTAAGGTGGGTTGTGAGGCACCATATGACCTGAACCATAGAACTCCGACATAATCGAATGCGACCTGCACACCACAGAAAAATAATAAGCAACTCCGAACTGAAAAGCTATTTCACAAATCACTAAGGCaatataaaaaagaaaatagtatGGGCAACTTTGATTTTCAAACATACAACCCTATTTAATGGTGAGACCCGCCAATGATGGCTGTCTACATGCTCACAAATCAAAAGTAAGACCCGTTAGTGATGATACCCTTATAATTGACTGTTCGTGATTTGTATCACTGACGGGCCTTAATTGCGACATGTCAGTGCTGAGCATTGTTTATATTTTCTCAAGTATTTCAGTGTTCGCCGGGACAGACGGGGCGCAGCAATACATGACTTCATGGTCTGGTACCGCGTGTTAAGTGTTAACAAGGCCATTGTCCTTGTATATTCGTCAAACACTCTTTGTAAGtttcttttgattttaatAAAGTTGTGCATGCAGGCCGTTGCCcgccggtcaaaaaaaaagggcgaTTGTTGGAGTTGCTCCgttcctctctttctctctcaaaCAATGGGCCAGAATTACTGAGTTGAAATTGCATACACCTTCCAAAGCCCATTACACGCAATGGTATATACTACTCCTACATATGACTCACCGATGTTAGGCCCACCAAGCCCACACAGCCCACAATCCGAAAATCTATCCGCAGAATCCGCTAGTTCAACTTGAGTTGAAGAAATCGAAGCGGTTCCAAGCTGCCGCTTTTTCCTTGAAAACCTCGAAGCTCCGACTTGCGCTCCAAGCAAGATGCTGGAGCCATAAACCCTCGCCCCCACGTCTCCCAAACCCAAAACCCTAACTAACACGCCCGCATCTGTCGATCCGTTCCTTGCAAGCCCCGAATTGACACACTATGGCATCACGCGTTCTCCTCTCGTCATCGTCCCGGATCGCCGGCCAGCTAGAGGCCGCGAGTAATAATGTCCGCGGTGGCGGCCGGGGGTACGCTGCGGCGGCCGTCGCACGACAGGAGCCTTCTTCAGCAGCCGGCGTGGCGAGCAGGCTTGCGGAAGATGCGACGGCTGCTTCTAAGAAGGATGGCTGCTTCTGGATGAGGAACCCCAAGACGGGGTACTGGAAGCAGGAGAAGCACTTTGGGGATGTCGATGCCGCCGACCTCCGCGCGTGGCTGCTCTTCTCCAACAAGCATTATAACTAGTTAATGAGGCTACGGATCTACTCGATCGGCTGAGGGTTTTGATGGGATTATGAGGGTTTCGACGGGAGAAGCCAGAAGGCCCAGAAGCATGTATGGTTCATGAAGCCACATGAGCTTGAGGATCGATGTGCAGTTAATTGTGCACGCATGCGTCGGGTGAAGTCTGGAATTGAAGTCTTGGTCCATGGATATGATCCTTATCGTTAGATGTTCTTGTTTCTTAAAGTGCTAGAGATTGGTATTGTAAAATTCCTTTTTGTGTGGCCTGGCGCGCGCGATTCCCCCGGTGATTGCCTCAAAAAGAATTAGCTCATTGTTTCTCTTGTGTCAATGCTTCGTGGTTAACTTCATGATTTGGTTTCCTCAGTTGTAACCGTGCACTGCATGCACCTTGTGTTCTTCATGGTAAGCCAATGTGCTGatgtgcatatatgcatgagGGTCAAATTTTTTTGGTACATTTACTCCTGAGCACTGAGCACATCTCCTCGTCACGTGCCTTGGCGGCCGGCTAACCTCACCACCGAGGCCTCAACTCCAGGCTAGCCGGTACGTACGACTGCATGAGCAAAGGGCGGCCGTATTACCAAACGCACGACACACCAGATCCACGCGACACCACGTGGCGTCGGACCATTTTCAATCCACTCGCACATCATGAATGATagtcctccgatcctaaatttttgtctcaaatttgcctaaatatgtatctactcttaaaagccttctagatacatgtaatatttcgacatcGGACGGAGTATATTTCATTATTGGTATATCACTCCAACAATCATATTTCAAAAATGAATGGCATTATCAATGAATGGACTTCCCTTTGATTGATAATAAGTGTTACTAATTTGGTACAACTATGTACAATTAAGAATCGGAGGGAGGATTATTTTCTTGATATATCATTCAAAAATGTAAACGCACATCAGTATATGAGTGTATTTGCAAGGTTCCGTATAGAAAGTATCTAGTGCTACCACCAGCTACTACCAATGCAAGGTTCAACTTTTATAGTCaagaaaaattatgaaaataaatttgaCAACATCTACAAATTAATGTGTGGTTAATTAACAGCATCCACAAAAAACAGGTCAAAATAAATTGCCCAAAATTGCCATGGTTTGCAGGGAAATATGAAATACGATAGTCACAGAACACATCGTTTCTTCACTGGTCAATTATCAATACTGTTAACAAAATGGGCCAAAAAATGCACGGTCACAACCTGAGGAAATATGAAACACAACAGGTTCGATGTTTCCTGAGCTGTCACAGATTGCACTTAACTTTCCACCATAAGTGAACCAGAATAATGAGATCACACGGCTCAACACTACACACGTCTAGGCCCTACTTTCTGCCAGCCCCGTCTCTCCCAAAATGTGGGACAAAAGGGGCAcgcaaagaaaaggaaaattaaaCATTTTGTGATGCAGATGCCAGATTTGCGGAACTATTGCCTACTCTCTTGGGTAGTGGTGGCTTCTTATAATTTGTACCGCTACAGTGGGGACAGATGTATTCCAAACCATCTGTCTTTGAATAGTCCTGTTACCACAGCAGCTCAGATCAATCGATGACCTAAAATTTGGAATTTCTGGAAAGGGAAATTAACATGGAAGTTCAGGATTTACCTTGAAAGCACCTAGCCCTTGGCGTTTATCACATCCAAAGTGGGCCCAATCACCGCACAACCCACAGTTCACCCAGTCACCTGGAGCGGTACTGTAAATACATAAAGTAACACATTAGATTCTGCTGGCATAGAATAGAAAAGAATGTAACACCAGGCATGAAAAGATACTCAAATCCTCAAACCTGTGGCACAGCAAGCAACATTCACCATCGACATCGTCATGACAAAGTTGGTATTCTAGCAAGTATGTTTCGTAGTGTCTTTTTAGCGTGTTTCCAACACCCTATATAAAAATGGACAAAGTGAGAACACCAGGATACAATTAGCAACTCATAATTAGGCAAATGAACCAGACGGACAGATAGCAGCAAACTTAATAAATGTcgaaataaaatatataattagCACAAAGAACTTAATATAGTGAAACTAATTTGAAAATCAAAACTTACTGAGCAATAGCAGGTTAACATCAGAAATACAACCGATGGTACCACAAATAATAGTAGGCATTGAGTCCTTCAGTATACAATAAAAAGAACGAAAAGAGTGTCTGAAACACATGCATACCGTCATTTTATTGGTAACAGTATGGTTGCACATCTTCGAAAATACTTGACCTTTCCAATTTATGCCATTGCCAACATAAAAGCCACCTCTGGATACAACCTGAATGATCAATCAGCATATTTGTTAACGGAATGATTAATATCACGAATTGTTTAGCTTCATAGTCAATATATGAGATAAGCAGTACAAAACCACCTCTTTGTACAAGTTATATAAATCAAGGCGCTTTGCATTTAGGATTGCATCTGGAAATTCAGCTAGTCCTCCTTGAGGTACAAGTCGAGTGTGGCCCCTTTGGAGTAAAAACTGCATGAGATCTTTCAAGAAATCTTCCTGCAAAAAGTCAGGATGATATGTGTTTATTAGCATAAATAatgagaaaggaaaaaagaacacaTGATGATCCAAAAGTTTACTTCATGGCAAGTTTGGATAGGCAACCGGTCGCAACCATGTTTCTTCATTGGGAGAGGATTCAATAGAAGTGCTTGTTGAGAACGTGATGACCCGGATGACGATTTCCTTCGAGTTGCTGAGGCAGCAGGTACTGAATTATGCTTTCCTGGTGGACGTGCTGGAAAGCTGGACTTAGTTTGATAAGCACCATTAATGATAGACTGAGTGAAACCCGTAAAAGGATGCAGGTGTTGCTTTGAAGAGCGGGGAATGGGTCTCATTGTTGCTGGCTTCAGCCTGGTCTTGACTGATGGCAGAGAAGATCCATCCAtcagatgtttcttgtcatcTCCAACTCCATTTGCACAAGAAACATTTGGTTCCACCTCGAGACTTCCCTTCATTCTTCTCTCCTTAGTAAGGGATGCTGACCATCTTGGCAGATGTAAATATGGACCGACTTCAATAGGTCGATCTTTGTACTGGCttgtgcaaaagaaaagaagtcgATCTGCATCTTGCCTATTGAATGAAGATACTGGTGTACTATTTACACTGGCAATTCCAAGTCCAACCAAGCTTTTGTAAGAGATATCTGGAGCAAGTTGTTTCAAAATCTAGACAGTTAAGAAGAATTTTCAGTCAGTGATAAACGAACATCCACTCATACATATGATAATTATGTAACGAAAATATAACAGAAACAGAGAAAGAAAGGATAAACCAGATAGCTCATTATTTTTGTAACAGGTCAGTCCTGTTGACGAAAATTACTCACATGGTACAAAGGAAATAGAGCCCTTAAGACTTATTAAACCACCATATAAATTATGCATTAAATAGTTCAAACTTTGCTTGTTTTCAATACATTTAGCCATCTTATTTTTAGGCACAATCACAGCAGAATTGTTTagcagaaaaaagaactgGGCCTCTAGTTTCCGTAAAGCACTATATTTGCTAACATAAGAACACAACTAGAATCTAGAGGACAGTGGAAACTGTCATAAAACATGTGAACAACAAACACCCCAAAATAAAATGGTGCTGGAAACTCCAGGACAAGTTATTATTCCAAACAGAAGAACAAAGTTCTACAATATGGATATGCGTCCATAACATAGTTTCCCTGCATGTCATTCCACTATGAATACCCTCAGGCCTCAAATGAGGCTTACTTGGCCAAGAGAAAAGTAGCTGCTCTAGGCATTGAGTACTCAACAACGTTTGGGAGTGCAAAATAAAAGAGCATTATATAATGCTACCAGGTTCGTTTTCCTCCAGGTTTATTTACCACTCTAGGGACTAAAATAACttagaaacagagggagaaaaatctaccatccacaaaaaagaaattaatatCTAAAAGGTTTGCACTAAATGGTGATTGAGAAAAAATCCAGGTAAACTGCGACACATCTAAGCAATTATAGATTTATAGTAGTCTATTTGgtccatgtttttttcttaaaaaaatggaGGAAAAGAACCTCTGCAGCCCACTTGGGGAGGGTCATCCAGACTTCAAATATAGACGCTCCACAAGCGATCGACATGGAAGTTAAAGGCTCTGCTGAAGATGGCTTATTATCCTCACTATTTGGCAGAGAGCGAACCAATTGGCTCTTTTCaataatttcattttttatatgGCTCTCCAAAATCTGCACATATTGTGAGGCAGCATAAGACTCCGCGCATGTCAAGCTGAAGATAAAAATAGTCCATAATTGTAGAAATCGATACCTTATCATCAAAGCAAGTTTGTGCACTGCCAGAAACAAGAAGAGACATGTATGAAGAACTGCAAGTTGTGATATCAGAACGCATTGTAACTACCCCACATGGAAGAGTTTCAGCTTCaagaggtggaggagcagcaCTGCAAGGAaaatgtagaaaaaaaatgcaaaactaATATAAATAAAACTAGCATAATCTAAAAATGTGGTGAGGAAATGATCAACAAGACATACCATATTGAATCTATGCTACTATCTCTCTGGTTACCAATAAGAGTTTTATAGCAATGTGACCTCGGATACCTATTAGCTAATATTAATAGGCAGA includes:
- the LOC100844696 gene encoding AT-rich interactive domain-containing protein 4, which codes for MSQIQSTSRQIYVLLSVLCGKYAERQRSPAAPEAKQLQPSYPSPELISSGRLEVRTLINPTIAQFQETLQAVQPNFLYLQGQKLENEEIGTLAWHDVYVSDPHMFCSLITPPFPTIVYLEIPNGENLAESLHSKGIPYLIYWRNSFSSYAATHFRHVLTSVIQSSCSHIWDAFQLARASFRLYCVRNNHVRSVELGPHLLGDAPKINIAPPDNGMADGEGSSEAFSAIKIHDKDVNMKFLICGVPCTLDACLLGSLEDGLNALLNIEIRGSKLRNRVSAAPPPLEAETLPCGVVTMRSDITTCSSSYMSLLVSGSAQTCFDDKILESHIKNEIIEKSQLVRSLPNSEDNKPSSAEPLTSMSIACGASIFEVWMTLPKWAAEILKQLAPDISYKSLVGLGIASVNSTPVSSFNRQDADRLLFFCTSQYKDRPIEVGPYLHLPRWSASLTKERRMKGSLEVEPNVSCANGVGDDKKHLMDGSSLPSVKTRLKPATMRPIPRSSKQHLHPFTGFTQSIINGAYQTKSSFPARPPGKHNSVPAASATRRKSSSGSSRSQQALLLNPLPMKKHGCDRLPIQTCHEEDFLKDLMQFLLQRGHTRLVPQGGLAEFPDAILNAKRLDLYNLYKEVVSRGGFYVGNGINWKGQVFSKMCNHTVTNKMTGVGNTLKRHYETYLLEYQLCHDDVDGECCLLCHSTAPGDWVNCGLCGDWAHFGCDKRQGLGAFKDYSKTDGLEYICPHCSGTNYKKPPLPKRVGNSSANLASASQNV